The genome window CTTGGATCACCTGAACCGGATCAAGATAATGGTTATCCTTCTCGATTGAAAAGTACACTGTCTCACTATCCTCTGTTGGTGTAAATTGCCCGATTCTTTGGTTGTTTGCAACATATTGGTATAAATGAACATCGATTTCACTTAAAAATCCGTAGCTGGAAATACTATCATCTGCATGCTGAACGACAACCGTTTTATTTGTATCACGATCATTTCCTGCAAATACAACAATTCCTTCATGCAATACCGATACATCTGCAGCTGCACCAGGTTCAATTCGAATTCCTTCACCACTAAATTGTTCCGTAATATTACCACTTACAGGGAGTGCTAATACTTCTTGATTTTTATCATTGACCACATTCCCAGGAGAAAAGGCGAGCGGTGCACCAAACGTATCCCTGTACCATACATTCACTTTTGCAAATGGAAATTCTTCCTCCAATACATTGCTTGTCCATAATTTCGGTCCTTTCAGGCTTGATGAATCTACCTGCCATAACAAAGCAACCCCGAAGAAGAGCATCGTCGAAAGCAGCGCCCTTAAAATAATGCCAGAAGAAATTGGATTTTCACTCACTCTCCCCCTACTAGTGCTCGCATCTGTAAAAATAGGGTAATAGCCATGCTTTTCTTCTTCTTCAGGAATACTAGGAAAAATTTGTTTCTGTCCATTTTCCTTAGGAATTACACCACGAAGCTTTTTACGCTGTTCGATTGATTTTCGAACCTTATTAACCCCTTTGGCCATATATCTCATCCTTCACATGCATTTGTACAAGTATATGTAGGAGATAAAAACATATGAATAAAATTAGGTTATTTTTGAAATGAATGTTGCATTTTTAAAGGGAGGGTCGATAGATAAATTCGGAATCGAGCCTTCATATTCAAAATCACTCACAACATTAGAAAATACGCATAAAAAAAGATGTAATGGTTGTTTATCATTACATCTTTCATCTACTTATGATCCCATTCTGAAAAACTTCTTCACTCGTTGAAACATTCCTTTTTCATCTTCGAGTGACTGTAATGGTACAGACTCACCTAATATTCTTCTCGCAATATTCCGATAAGCGATTGACGCTTTCGAGTTTGGAGTTAAGGCAACAGGCTCACCTTTATTCGAAGCTTTAATAACCTCTTCATCATCAATGACGATACCGATCAAATCAATGGATAGAAGTTGAACGATATCATCGACATCAATCATATCCCCGCTTTTCATCATATGATTACGAATGCGATTAATTACTAAACGCGGTGATTCTATCATTTCTTCCTTTTCTAGTAAACCAATAATCCTATCTGCATCTCTTACACTAGCTTTTTCTGGAGTAGTAACAACAATCGCTCGGTCTGCACCGGCTACTGCATTCTGGAAACCTTGCTCAATCCCAGCAGGACAATCGATGATAATATAGTCATATTCCTGTTTTAGTTCTGTAATGATTTCCTTCATGCCTTCTGAAGTTACTGCAGTCTTATCACTTGTTTGTGCTGCTGGAAGTAAAGATAAGTATTCAAAACGTTTATCCCGAATTAGTGCTTGCTTTAATTTACAACGCCCTTCAATGACATCAACGATATCGTAAATAATTCGATTTTCAAGACCCATTACAACATCTAAATTCCTAAGTCCAATATCTGTATCTATTAAACATACTTTTTTCTCCATTAATGCTAGTGCAGTACCTATATTAGCTGAAGTCGTGGTTTTACCAACTCCACCTTTACCAGAAGTAATTACGATTGCTTCACCCATTTTGTATTCTCCTTTCGAATCCATTTAATTCCAGGCGCTTCCGTGAGAGTACTTGTAGTCGATCAATAATGATTTTATCTTGTTCTTCATCAATTAGACCACATTCCATATACACACCTTCAGATTCATAATCTGGAGCACGACTAATATAATTTGCTATCCGAAGTTGAGTGGGCTTCATATAGGATGCAATAATAAATGTATTATGGTCGCCATTTACACCAGCGTGAGCTATCCCGTATAAATTACCCATGACATACACATTACCAGTCGCAACTACTTTGCCACCTGGATTTACATCGCCAATTAGTAATAGATCCCCAGTAATATTTAATACTTGTCCAGATCGAATAATCCGATTTACGATTTTTACCTCACTATTTTCTTTCCAGCGTAATGCATCTTCTTTGAGAACAACATCTGATTCGATAGTGTATATTTCAAAACGATTTTTAGTACTGATAATTTCTCTTAATCGTTCTTCCTGTTCTGTTTTCAAATAACGATTTCCTAGTTTGACAGTTACCGAAACAATCGGTTCGTCAGGCTTAGGCTTGCTAGAATTAATTTTGTCATGAAGTTCCGTCATTGCCTCATTAAATGAACAAGTTTCATCAATAAAAAGTATTAGTCCTTCACGGGTTCCCTTAATCGTAACCAATTGTTTCTTATCAAGCAAAATAAAGTCACCTCATTACATCCTTAACGCATTTATAGCATTAGTTAAAGTCAATTATAAAGCGCAAGCGCAACATTCAATATGAATTTATTCAATCTAATTGTTCATTTCCCCATCGCTGTAATCTCTTAGAAAACAGAGGATAAACTATAATCATAAATAAGAGATTAAGCAATACTGTTGGCAGCAATCGATTTAATAAATAATCTTGCCAAAACATATCAGTCATTCCAATGACTAAATAAGTAAGATAAATCAAAAGATCTGCAATGCTAATACCTACTACACCTAATAATACCACGACAAAGAAATTTCGGTGTAGCATTTTTTTGAAATTTTCAACAATATAGATTGATATAGCATAGGAGAACATATACACTCCCAAAATCCCTGTATATACAGCATCTAAAAGCAAACCAAAAATGAGTGCATATATTAATGCAAAATATGTATTATCATTATCATACAATACTGCTACAAACACTAAGAAACCAGCTACCCAATGTGGAATAAATAATTGGTTCCCCATCACAATACTTGATGGTAAAAAGTCGATTGCGACTCCTTCAAGAATCAAAAAGAGAAATAGAAGGAGTGGGATATATAATCGTTTCATTACTCATCCCCCTCTGTTTCACTTTCTTCTACTCCCTCAATACTTCTGTCAAGCACAATTACTTGATTAACCTCATACATTTCCGCAGCCGGTTCCACTAAAGCTGTACGAGTTAAGCCGTATTGATCGGAGACGACTTCCTTAACGGTGCCAATTTCAAGCCCAGCAGGGAAAACACCACCCATACCAGAAGAAACGATCAACTCTCCTTCTTTAATATCTGTATCAGATTCCTCGATAATCCTGAATAAAAGTGAGTTTGTTTCTTTATCAAATCCTTCAATCATACCGTGAATATTACTATCTTCTTCACGTGAGATCATAGCAGATATTCTGTTGTATTCATCAAATCCTGACAGTAATTGCACTTTTGAAGTAAATTTATTGGCCGTTTTTATTTTCCCTACCATTCCTTCAGCAGTGATTACTACCATATTTGGTTTAATCCCATGCTGTTCTCCCCGGTTTATCGTAACTTCATTGAGCCATTGCTCTGGGGAACGCGCAATAACGGTTGCTTGAATTGGATTGTAGTCGCGAATCGTTTCGGTAATATCTAGGTTGTTCCGCAGCTGTTCATTTTCCTTTTCCAGCTCTTGAACTTGGTACACTAGCCCTTTATGCTGTGCTATTTGCTCTCTTAATATTTGATTTTCTTCATAGGTATTTTTGAAATCTTGAATATTTGCAACAATGTCTGTTACAAAATTGACTGGGGTATGAATGACATTCTGCCCCCATCCAACAATATCGTTTAAAAATTTCTGTGCTGTATTTGGATTCTCTCGATTATTCAAGGAGTAGCCGATTAGAATAACGAGAATAATGAATCCAATTAAGAATACAAATAATTTTTTATTTCGTAAAAACGGCATAATAACACCCTCTTAATTTATGGAAGGACGAGAAGAAACATTTGGATTGGAGCGGAACTGCTGCATATACTCCAATGATTTACCTGTCCCAGTCGCAACGCTGTCTAACGGATCCTCTGTAACAAATACTGGTATCTTCGTCTCGTCACTAATAACTTTATCTAGATTTTTTAATAATGCACCACCACCAGATAATACAATCCCACGATCCATAATATCTGCCGCAAGTTCTGGCGGTGTTTTTTCTAATGTGCTTTTCACACCTTCAACAATTGCTACTACAGCATCATTGATGGAGGAAGCAATTTCAGATGCAGTTACGGTAACAGTTTTCGGCAGACCAGTTAATAAGTCACGTCCACGCACTTCCATTTCAACATCTTCTGTAACCTCACCAGCACTGCCAATATCCATTTTAAGTGATTCTGCAGATCTCTCTCCAATCATGAGGCTATAATTTTTGCGAACATATTGAATAATTGCTTCATCCATATCATCACCAGCAATTCGGATTGACTGGCTTGTGACAATTCCGCCCAGCGAAATAACAGCAACCTCAGTCGTACCACCACCAATATCAACAATCATACTTCCAGTTGGCTCCCAGACTGGTAAACCTGCACCAATTGCAGCAGCAAATGGCTCGGCAATCGGAAATGCTTCCTTTGCACCTGCTTGTTTTGCTGCATCAATAACAGCGCGCTCTTCTACCATCGTAATACCAGAAGGAACACAAATAATGACACTTGGTTTCCTAGCGAAGGAAGAGCGTTTCTTCATTGCTTTTTTTATATAATATTTCATCATCGATGCAGTTGTATCGTAATCAGCAATGACGCCGTCTTTCATCGGTCTAATTACTTGAATATTCCCTGGCGTTCTTCCAATCATATTCCTTGCTGCACTTCCAACAGCTTCTATTTCTCCTGTTTGTGCATTTTTTGCCACGACAGAAGGTTCTCTCACAACAATTCCTTTTCCATTAAGGTATACAAGGGTATTCGCCGTCCCCAGGTCGATACCGATGTCTTGTGACAAACTAAATCTAGCCAAAACAATCTCCCTCTCCAAATCACAATTCAATTATTATATGTAGCTTCACTATAGATTGATTTTAACTGCTGCAAACAAACATTAATTATGACATTTTCCGTTATTTTTGTAAAACTTCAGGCTAATAATATCAAGCGGAATAAGCGCCACTTTCCTAAAAGCAATCTCGAAAATGGCGCTCCATTACAAATACATATATAATTATACGAAATTATAGACGAAATTGATAGTATTAGTGTTACAAGTAACCTTTTTCTTTTAATGATACAAACTTCCGGTCACCAATAATCAAATGGTCTAACAGATCAATGCCAATTATTTTTCCTGATTCAACTAATCTTCTTGTCACATGGATATCTTCTTGTGATGGACTGGGATCTCCACTTGATAGCAATAGGTAAGGATTTGAGATAATCGCCACCTTTTCCCCTGCTCCGTACCGTGCATGCAACTTTCATCGCACACGGCACTCCATCGTTTGTCATTTATTTCATAATGCTCAATCATTTTTTGTTTGGATTTCAATGGGGAAATTACTATATATCTTATTAAAATTTTAATTTATTCCTGTTCTGGAGTGTTAATGATGCTTCTAAATGATTGAACTGAAACTAAATTGGACAAAACGACTCGAGGCTATAACTCGATTTCCATTACAGAAACGTCCTAGCTCCTGCCTCTACTCTCACTACCATAAAAGAAAGTTATCGTTAAACTTTTTCCTTTCTAACACTTCATACGAGTGTGTACTCTCCATGTTGGCAGCTTTCCACGTTCACTTAACTCTATCAGTTCTTAACTTAGGTGCTAGCTCTTGCCTGGTGCCCTCTCCACCATCTTTAATGGTGCATGCAGCTTTCAAAACCACCTTTTTACTCGCCCACGGAACACACTTGATCAGCTCTCAAGTCCACTCATTTCTAAATGGTCCCATTCTCAGACATTCCCTTCGCTAGTTCGTCAGTGTTTTTCCACATTCTCACCATATTAAGTTTTTTACGACTCCCGGCCTATCAGTTGCACCAACCATCTCTGATTAGCTTTCGGTTACCACTAGGCACTACGACAACGTTCAGCCGACTTCACCGAGCTTCACACCGGATTTTTATACACATTCAAATCCAGCATGTCGGAGGATCAGAGTAGACATTTTTAGAAAACTGGCTGTCACCAAGACTTTGTGACCTCTCTAGTTACGCTTATACAGTAAGAAATTTTTTTATACTTTCTTAACTGCCAAGCTTTTACTCTATCATTCTGCCTATCAAGTTAAGTGTTCACACTCTCCGTTTAAATCAGGAAAGCATGCGCAACCTTTTCTGTTGCGAACGTGTCGCACGATGGTTATGGGCAACAATTATCGATGCTGCTGATCGTTTTACTGCTTCACGGTAGACCTCTCTAGGATGCACGATTGAAGCGTTGAGACTACCGATAAATATCGTCTGTCTATGAATGATTTGGTTTTTCGTGTTGAGAAAGAGGACAACGAAATGCTCCTGGTTCAAATGGCGCATTTCCTCCATAACATAACTCGCTCCATCATCTGGGGAACGGATAATATACTTTTCATTTGGTTTATACTGATTCATTCTCTTCCCTAGCTCAATTGCAGCTAGAATCAGCACTCCCTTAGCTTCCCCTATCCCTTTAATAGCAATTAACTCTTCAATCGTTGCGTCTTTCAACAGCTTTAGACCTTCGAAATGCATTAATATACGATTTGAAAGTGCCATTACGGATTCCTCTCTCGTTCCACTTCCTAATAGTATTGCAAGAATCTCTTGGTTCGATAGCTGTCCCGATCCCAAACTTAATAATCTTTCACGCGGGCGCTCTTCTGTGGGGACATCCTTAATAGTGATCATTGATAGAGACATCATTTTCTCCTCCTCTCATAAGATACAATCATCATACTTAGAGAAGAGAAGGAAAACAAATTACAAAAACCTCATTTTACAATAGTAAATGAGGTTAAAAACACAAATATGTTCTAAGGGAAAAATTAATTATTGACATTAATCTGTTACTCAAAATTGAAAGTTGATTAAATTTAATAAGACCGAGGTAGGCGCAAAGTTGATTTCCGCTCTGGACAGTCGCGGACAACTCGGACTGCTCATTTGTAAGATAGCCAATTTCTAAAACAATTGCTATTCCCGCTGTCCGTTGAAATGCATCCTACTTGAATAACTGATCGTACTGACTCATAAGTCGTAATAAGCTCAAGTTCGCTTCTGTTCCTGTTAGATCAGCTATTTTTGAGATTTCAGTAGTTATTGGGCCTAGCTTCTCAGAATTAGTGATTGTCTGTTTACTAGGTTCAGCAAATAAGTTTTCAGGGAGAGTTGCTGCCGGTTCACTTAAAACTGGTAATGCTGTCTGAAAATCCTCTGCAAATTGTTGGACAAACTGATATTCTGCATCAGTAAGTTCGATCTCCCCTTCAGCTGTTGACCATTCCTTAATGAAAATG of Oceanobacillus zhaokaii contains these proteins:
- a CDS encoding peptidoglycan DD-metalloendopeptidase family protein, which gives rise to MAKGVNKVRKSIEQRKKLRGVIPKENGQKQIFPSIPEEEEKHGYYPIFTDASTSRGRVSENPISSGIILRALLSTMLFFGVALLWQVDSSSLKGPKLWTSNVLEEEFPFAKVNVWYRDTFGAPLAFSPGNVVNDKNQEVLALPVSGNITEQFSGEGIRIEPGAAADVSVLHEGIVVFAGNDRDTNKTVVVQHADDSISSYGFLSEIDVHLYQYVANNQRIGQFTPTEDSETVYFSIEKDNHYLDPVQVIQVDDLQ
- the minD gene encoding septum site-determining protein MinD — encoded protein: MGEAIVITSGKGGVGKTTTSANIGTALALMEKKVCLIDTDIGLRNLDVVMGLENRIIYDIVDVIEGRCKLKQALIRDKRFEYLSLLPAAQTSDKTAVTSEGMKEIITELKQEYDYIIIDCPAGIEQGFQNAVAGADRAIVVTTPEKASVRDADRIIGLLEKEEMIESPRLVINRIRNHMMKSGDMIDVDDIVQLLSIDLIGIVIDDEEVIKASNKGEPVALTPNSKASIAYRNIARRILGESVPLQSLEDEKGMFQRVKKFFRMGS
- the radC gene encoding RadC family protein, encoding MSLSMITIKDVPTEERPRERLLSLGSGQLSNQEILAILLGSGTREESVMALSNRILMHFEGLKLLKDATIEELIAIKGIGEAKGVLILAAIELGKRMNQYKPNEKYIIRSPDDGASYVMEEMRHLNQEHFVVLFLNTKNQIIHRQTIFIGSLNASIVHPREVYREAVKRSAASIIVAHNHRATRSQQKRLRMLS
- the minC gene encoding septum site-determining protein MinC; protein product: MLDKKQLVTIKGTREGLILFIDETCSFNEAMTELHDKINSSKPKPDEPIVSVTVKLGNRYLKTEQEERLREIISTKNRFEIYTIESDVVLKEDALRWKENSEVKIVNRIIRSGQVLNITGDLLLIGDVNPGGKVVATGNVYVMGNLYGIAHAGVNGDHNTFIIASYMKPTQLRIANYISRAPDYESEGVYMECGLIDEEQDKIIIDRLQVLSRKRLELNGFERRIQNG
- a CDS encoding rod shape-determining protein; protein product: MARFSLSQDIGIDLGTANTLVYLNGKGIVVREPSVVAKNAQTGEIEAVGSAARNMIGRTPGNIQVIRPMKDGVIADYDTTASMMKYYIKKAMKKRSSFARKPSVIICVPSGITMVEERAVIDAAKQAGAKEAFPIAEPFAAAIGAGLPVWEPTGSMIVDIGGGTTEVAVISLGGIVTSQSIRIAGDDMDEAIIQYVRKNYSLMIGERSAESLKMDIGSAGEVTEDVEMEVRGRDLLTGLPKTVTVTASEIASSINDAVVAIVEGVKSTLEKTPPELAADIMDRGIVLSGGGALLKNLDKVISDETKIPVFVTEDPLDSVATGTGKSLEYMQQFRSNPNVSSRPSIN
- the mreC gene encoding rod shape-determining protein MreC, coding for MPFLRNKKLFVFLIGFIILVILIGYSLNNRENPNTAQKFLNDIVGWGQNVIHTPVNFVTDIVANIQDFKNTYEENQILREQIAQHKGLVYQVQELEKENEQLRNNLDITETIRDYNPIQATVIARSPEQWLNEVTINRGEQHGIKPNMVVITAEGMVGKIKTANKFTSKVQLLSGFDEYNRISAMISREEDSNIHGMIEGFDKETNSLLFRIIEESDTDIKEGELIVSSGMGGVFPAGLEIGTVKEVVSDQYGLTRTALVEPAAEMYEVNQVIVLDRSIEGVEESETEGDE
- the mreD gene encoding rod shape-determining protein MreD, which translates into the protein MKRLYIPLLLFLFLILEGVAIDFLPSSIVMGNQLFIPHWVAGFLVFVAVLYDNDNTYFALIYALIFGLLLDAVYTGILGVYMFSYAISIYIVENFKKMLHRNFFVVVLLGVVGISIADLLIYLTYLVIGMTDMFWQDYLLNRLLPTVLLNLLFMIIVYPLFSKRLQRWGNEQLD